The Chitinivibrio alkaliphilus ACht1 genome has a window encoding:
- a CDS encoding polysaccharide deacetylase gives MCKRISSMILACVLLSYAQDYVFPSPMNPAGKDPAGITQLISIIWDDNAYSGLDGTAYEHTDGDIPWEDASVVGGQGSYATHGFPSWIPQNNALNIQEGDMGMKWAIDLGVPQTFTMITGLYVDVWSDGNHGQGEAWMNYQSEYGWYEPRSEDGLDHNTIAVSWGREHEVWVRGNPEELVQPNTIKIATQQALDAGHEIADHTFDHMESNSPLPYQEGNNPYGEGDIQGMSNTGGFSSWGGEGFNANNTQVTPWGDTITQSEQFGQPVGSRQQHMGWAVYAGRFVSEDAWKGALEYSREAYADAGFDLNTFIGFRAPRLETSSGLFYALADLGYLWDCSLEEGYENHRDGTNMLWPYTVDNGAQNTWTQYSRGGRRHIDSMPAGEGLWQIPVNTFIVPEHIRDDVYDNYEIVLEASGGGNDDDILPAAEGFDNSSIGTQYQTRGSDRQYWLQHGKITGFDFNTWILWGMTHDNWVEMMKHTLDLRMEGNRAPLSIGMHTDYHTPIYDNATLLTDFNRDAWGLCVVNGWNTWEDRISALEKFITYAQSQPNTEFVTATEQINRVRDLANKAPEPLQAQSGDDITFAFIRNEELNSSASQGAFSGSFDGKVVVDAVQGSNYPWATFSAYNLDVDDLSHISLDYKSTSPLAIIIELESGEKRQALLNNIYPKENIASSPMVQSGKIPLHAFDYEETYTGELTYDPIDPTEITAIEIKPLAPMNRHDGSWGPRLDPYEVSFMVENITFYGSVSQGETSIIDDMTMSPEYQFSVEGVVNNQLSLVIPEAGQYSLRLTTPMGRQVASFDGKSLSQGVNQLSLPTISRGVYLLQIENARGGDLQQQKLYIR, from the coding sequence ATGTGTAAACGAATTTCAAGTATGATTCTGGCATGTGTCTTACTGAGTTATGCGCAGGATTATGTGTTCCCTTCCCCCATGAACCCTGCAGGGAAAGACCCAGCTGGTATTACGCAGCTCATTTCAATTATTTGGGATGATAATGCCTATTCTGGTCTTGATGGAACAGCCTATGAGCATACTGATGGAGATATTCCATGGGAAGATGCAAGCGTTGTTGGTGGGCAAGGATCGTACGCAACTCATGGCTTTCCATCGTGGATTCCACAAAATAACGCATTAAATATCCAAGAAGGTGATATGGGTATGAAGTGGGCCATTGATCTGGGAGTTCCTCAGACCTTTACTATGATTACCGGTTTGTATGTGGATGTGTGGTCCGATGGAAATCATGGGCAAGGAGAAGCGTGGATGAACTATCAATCGGAGTATGGATGGTATGAGCCACGTTCAGAAGATGGCCTTGACCACAATACTATTGCTGTTTCATGGGGGCGTGAGCATGAAGTGTGGGTCCGTGGAAACCCCGAAGAATTGGTGCAGCCGAACACAATTAAAATAGCGACACAACAGGCCTTAGATGCAGGACATGAGATTGCAGACCATACCTTTGATCACATGGAATCAAATTCTCCCCTTCCGTATCAAGAGGGAAATAATCCATACGGTGAAGGAGACATTCAAGGTATGTCAAATACCGGTGGTTTCTCAAGCTGGGGTGGAGAGGGGTTTAATGCCAACAATACACAGGTAACTCCCTGGGGAGATACCATTACTCAGTCTGAGCAATTTGGACAACCCGTTGGTTCGCGTCAGCAACACATGGGGTGGGCTGTTTATGCCGGGCGTTTTGTTAGTGAAGATGCCTGGAAAGGTGCCTTGGAATATTCTCGTGAAGCCTATGCGGATGCAGGGTTTGATTTAAACACCTTTATCGGGTTTCGTGCGCCCCGCCTTGAAACAAGCTCCGGCCTATTCTATGCCTTGGCAGATCTTGGCTATCTTTGGGATTGTTCCTTAGAGGAAGGGTATGAGAATCACCGCGATGGGACGAATATGCTGTGGCCATACACTGTGGATAACGGTGCCCAAAATACGTGGACTCAATATAGCAGAGGCGGACGTCGTCATATCGACTCAATGCCTGCGGGAGAAGGGTTGTGGCAGATTCCTGTAAACACCTTTATTGTTCCTGAACATATTCGTGATGATGTGTATGACAATTATGAAATAGTTCTTGAAGCAAGTGGTGGGGGAAATGATGACGATATCCTGCCGGCAGCAGAGGGCTTTGATAATAGCAGCATCGGAACACAGTATCAGACTCGTGGATCTGATCGACAGTACTGGTTGCAGCATGGTAAAATTACAGGGTTCGATTTTAATACGTGGATTTTATGGGGGATGACTCATGATAACTGGGTTGAGATGATGAAACATACCCTTGATTTACGTATGGAAGGAAATCGTGCTCCCTTGAGTATTGGTATGCACACAGATTACCACACTCCTATTTATGATAACGCAACCCTTCTGACCGATTTTAATCGCGATGCCTGGGGATTATGTGTTGTCAATGGATGGAATACGTGGGAAGATCGTATTTCTGCTTTGGAAAAGTTTATAACCTATGCACAAAGCCAGCCGAATACGGAGTTTGTCACAGCAACAGAACAAATCAATCGTGTTCGTGATTTAGCAAATAAAGCTCCTGAGCCACTTCAAGCACAGTCTGGCGATGATATTACCTTTGCTTTTATTCGCAATGAAGAGCTAAACTCAAGTGCTTCCCAAGGAGCCTTCTCGGGAAGTTTTGATGGAAAGGTTGTGGTGGATGCAGTACAAGGTTCTAATTATCCCTGGGCAACCTTTAGTGCATATAATCTTGATGTTGATGATTTGAGTCATATCTCCCTTGACTATAAGTCAACCTCACCTCTAGCAATTATCATAGAGCTTGAGTCGGGAGAAAAGAGGCAAGCCTTATTGAACAATATCTATCCTAAGGAAAATATTGCTTCATCACCCATGGTGCAATCAGGAAAGATTCCCCTGCATGCCTTTGATTATGAGGAGACCTATACGGGTGAGCTTACCTATGATCCTATTGATCCTACAGAAATTACAGCTATTGAGATCAAGCCTCTTGCACCGATGAATCGTCATGATGGTTCATGGGGACCCCGACTTGATCCATATGAAGTTTCCTTCATGGTGGAAAACATTACTTTTTATGGATCTGTGTCACAAGGTGAAACGTCAATTATTGATGATATGACCATGTCCCCTGAATATCAATTTTCCGTAGAAGGTGTCGTCAACAATCAACTATCCCTTGTTATTCCAGAAGCTGGGCAGTATTCTCTACGTCTGACTACACCCATGGGCCGACAGGTAGCTTCCTTTGACGGAAAGAGCTTGAGTCAGGGGGTTAATCAACTGTCTCTTCCAACAATTTCCCGCGGGGTGTACCTGTTGCAAATTGAAAATGCACGAGGAGGAGATCTACAACAGCAAAAACTGTATATTCGATAA